The Benincasa hispida cultivar B227 chromosome 9, ASM972705v1, whole genome shotgun sequence genome has a segment encoding these proteins:
- the LOC120086758 gene encoding arabinogalactan protein 23-like: MEMKKIACAALFAAAAVSSAVAADESLSPAAAPGPSSAASAALPALGSLVGASLVTFVAYFLN, encoded by the coding sequence ATGGAAATGAAGAAGATCGCTTGCGCCGCCCTCTTTGCCGCCGCCGCCGTCAGCTCCGCTGTGGCTGCCGATGAGTCTCTTTCTCCCGCCGCTGCCCCGGGGCCGAGCAGCGCCGCCTCCGCCGCTCTCCCCGCCCTCGGATCCCTTGTCGGTGCCTCACTTGTTACCTTCGTTGCCTACTTCTTGAACTGA